The DNA segment ACCAAACGTTTGCTCATAAAGAAGGCGCTTAGTAAGGAAGCGACAATGGCAATTAGGATTAGGCCAAGGAGCAGCGCTTCGGTGGCATTGACTTTGTCTTCTGCCTGTTTGCCTAGTTCATGGTTTCGTTGGGTGATTAATTTGACTAATTGATTGATCTCATTGCTAACTTTGGGCCCAAGTGCGCCACGTTCTGGCGTGAGTTCAGGCTCGGTGCCCGTTTGTTTGGCGTAGGCTAACTCCTGCTGATAGAGACGCACATATTGCTCGATTTGTGGCAGTAGTGTGCGGATCGTTCTAGCATCTTGCCCCATAAAATCGGTGTTAAATCCTGCGAGTTGCTCGACAAGCTGCTGCACATTGCGTTGCTGCAAGCTGATGGCGTCGCTGTTATGGACTAATGTGGCTAAGCGCAACTCGAAGAAAGCTTCACGCACATTGGTGAAGGTTTCGGCGAGCTGGGTATTGTTGACCAGCCTGCTGCTGGTGTCATTGAGTTCAGCAAAACCCCGATAGGAGGAAATGCCGATAATGATCAATAAAATACTCGCAAACACTGAAGGCAGCGCCGTCAATGTGCTGGTTTTTGCATTGTTAAACATGGTGGCCTACTGGGGTATTAATCAAGACGGGGTGTAATTAAATTACACATTGAGGCCATTTTAACGCTTGGATTTAGGCAGCTGCAAGGCGACATTTTGAGCGTTTTAGCTATAGTGGTATGTTTTAAAAGGGATTGTTTTTGCCGTGTTAATTGGGAATGGTGCAGTGGTTGCCAGATGTTATGTAAGTAAAAATCAAAGTATTCTCAGTTGATTGATTTTCATGGTGAAAATAAAGTGATGTAGCAGTCACTCTACAGCCTATTAACAGTGCAAAAATCGATTGTGAGGCAGATCGCAAAACTTACAAATGTTTATAAGTGTATCTATAGCGCTTGACCGCGTTATTGGCTGATGGTGTCGAACAGCTATGCACCACAAGCTTAAACTCGAATAAAAGCCCGCCAAATCACTGCAAAAAACTGAGGCCTCAACACGCTCTTGTGTTAGTCGAAGCGAGTGGTAATTGTCCCTCACTCAATCTTTTATCTCTCATTCCTACGAATTTGCGTTCGGTCACAAAGCTATGTATTGAATGTAAATGATATTGGTTATCATTTGGATTTAAGGTTGTTTTAATGTAGATTGTCGGCATTTCAAGCTAACACCGTTTATCAATGAGTGCCGTCGAGGTTTTTATGGAATGCAGGGCGTTTAAGAAAAGTGCAATTGCAGTAATAGTTTCGAGTTTAGTGATGTCCTCAGCTTACGCTGCTGTGGACGCAGAATCTGCTGAACCGATTGAAAAAATTACTGTTTATGGTGAGAAAATCGAGCGTAGCCTTAAGGATACGACTTCCTCTATTTCGGTTATCGATAAAGAAGCGCTCGACAGCGGTCAATATCAATCCACCTCGAGTGCCTTATCTGAAGTGCCTAACGTGGTGGTGCTTACGGGATCTGTGCCCGATATCCGTGGGGTTTCTGGTAATGGTTCTGCCTCGGGATTTAACTCTTTTACCGGCGGTGCTCGGGCGCGGGTATCCACCTTAGTCGATGGCGTTGCCGAACCTTTTGTGGCCGATCTTACTGGTGATACTGGTCTGTGGGATATCCAACAAATTGAGGTGTACCGCGGTCCGCAATCGACGATTAACGGGCGTAACAGCATTGGCGGCACAGTGTTTATTAAAACGGAAGACCCCACCTTCGATTGGCAAGGTGCGGCTCGTGTTGGTTATCGCAATCAAGATAACTTTATCGATAGCGCCGTTATGCTCTCAGGCCCCATCCTCGATGATGAGCTGGCATTTAGGGTGAGCGGACAAAATGTGACAGGGAATACCTTCAATAAAGGCTTGGAATATGAGACAAATCCTGCCCCATTTGACCTCAATGAACTGATCACCAATCGCTGGCGCGGTAAATTCCTGTGGCAGCCGAGTGCGATTGAAGATCTCAAAGTGCTCTATAGCTTTTCATACAATGATGAGAAAGGTGACTCTGGGCGTAACTATTTTACCGGCGATGATCCTTGGGCGTTTAAGCCTATTTTCCAACGTTATATCGAGACTAAATCTACGACTCATTCAGTGAAAGTCGATTATGACCTCGGTGAAGGCCGCGCCTTCGATCTCATCGTCGCTTATATGGATTATGACTGGGGCTTTGAATCCTATGAGGCCCTCGCCACGGCGCAGCAATATGTGGATATGAATGACCAGAGTTACACCGTCGATGGTAAGTACAGCTTTGGTCTAAAAGATAAAGATTTCAATGGTTTTGTGGGTTTAGCCTATTTTAAACGCGATCAAGATTTTGGTAGTACTGGCAGCTCTGTTTACAGTGGGGATGACAGCACTGAATCCACCTCTATATACGGTGAAATGACCTATGGCCTTGCCGAATCACTCTGGGTCACATTCGGCGGCCGCGTGATGCGTGAGGAGCAATTGCGTAACTTCAATATGCTCTATCAAGGCAGTCAATTGCAGGAGAAACTCGATAATGCCAATACCGTTACCCTGCCGAAGTTAGTGCTGCAATATGCGCTGAATGACAGCACAACTTTGGCGGCCAGTGTGCGTCGCGGTTATAACTCGGGTGGCGGTGCGCTGTCGTTAGCCGAAAGTGAGTATTACTACTACGACGAAGAGTACGTAAATACCTATGAAATCAGCAGTCGCAGCGCGTTTATGGATGGCGATGTTAACTTTAATGCCAACCTCTTCTACAACGATTTCGACGGTTACCAAGCCTCTAACAGCGCCCGCAAAATTACCAATATCGATAAAGCGGTCAGTTACGGTATTGAGGCTGAATTCAGCGCCATGCTCACCGAAAACCTGCAGTTTATTTCGGGCGTAGGTTTACTCGATAGTGAGATCAAACAAGCGGATCCTAGCTATGGTGACATTATCGGCAATCAGCTGAACTCGGCGCCGCATGTGACCGCCAATGCTGGATTAAAATATTGGTTAGGCGATGCATTTTCTTTTGGTTTTTCAGGCAACTATGTGGGTGAGTATTATGCGGATATCAATAATACCGAATCACGGGTGGCTGGCGATTATGTTGTTGCCCGCTTAAGCCTCGATTATCAAACTGATAGCTGGAGAATCAGCGGCTTTGTAAACAACCTGTTTGATGAGCAAGCCTTGACGGTAAATGAACCCGCTAGCCGCAGTTATCCCGATGGTTATGCGGCGATTATCGACCCAAGAAATCTCGGTGTATCTGTGATGTACCGCTTCTAAGTGCTCAATTTAACGCACTTATTTTACCCATAAAAAAACCTCCACAGCATGCTGTGGAGGTTTTTTGTTTTCAGCGACTTTTACTCTTTATATTTCAAAGTGCCGTTAGCTTTGATTTCGTCGTACCACAGGTTGTGGTGTTGGGTTGCCCAGTTTTCATCACAATAACCAGACACCATACACTCCATACCACCTTCAGACATTACCGTTGCCATGAAGATATGCACGATAGAGAAGGCGCAGATCACGATAGCGCTCACTGAGTGTAATACCAGCGCGATTAAGCTTAAGGTGCGGCTAGGTTCGAAAAGATTGGGGAACAGTAACAACATGCCCGAGGCTGAAATCACTAACCCAAACAGGGCAAAGGCCCAGAACCACATTTTTTCACCGGCGTTAGCAAAACCTGCGTCAGGGTGCTTACCTTTGAAGGGACCAAAGTTGATGTAACCACCCACAACGAGGAACCACTTCACGTCGTACATTTTTGGCAGCTGGTTCTTCGCCCATAACACTGTCATCAATGCCCAGCCGATCATAAACGGAATCGCCATCACATCGTGGATTTGCTTAGCGCCATAAACGATGGCTTCCCAGATGCCTTCGCCCAACCAAGGTTGGAAGAAGAAACGACCCGCTAATAAGGTTAAGCCCGTTAAAATCAGCATTAAGCACGGGATCGCGCCTAACCAGTGGATTGAAACGTCAAACTTTGACCAGCGATACACTAGCTTGCCCGAAAAACCATGGTGTAGCTTGGAGATGCCGTTCACCTTGATAAATAAGACAAAGATAATGATCATGCCGAATAACGCCGCCATTAAGGCCGGCGCTAACCAGTCGCTACGCAGCTCCAGTACACGCAGATCATAGGTATTGATCGGTTGTGCGTGGAACTCGCTTTGGGAGGTAGTGTATCCCGTGGCGCCGTCCTTCAGCTGTGCCCAAATTTGGGCATCAGAGGCTTGAGGTTGGAGCGCCTGTTCATCACCACCATTGGCTAGACACACGGCACTAAATAGCAGTGCTATGGCTAAACCTATGTGTTTGAACCATTTGTTCATCATACATCCTCTCTCGCTTAGTGGCGCCTGCTAGCAGGCGCCAAGCTAAGTCTGTGGACAGATCCTGTGACCTGAATTAATTCCAAGCCGCGTTTTTAGCGCCACGGTAAGCCACACGCTCACGGAAGATGCTAGAAACCACTTCTGCATCACCCGCTAACAGGGCCTTAGTCGCACATAGTTCTGCGCACATTGGCAGTTTGCCTTCGGCAATACGGTTAGAACCATACTTCTGACGCTCTGCATCTGAATGGTTCTCTTCAGGACCACCGGCACAGAAAGTACACTTATCCATCTTACCGCGGCTGCCAAAGGCACCCTTTTTAGGGAACTGAGGCGCACCAAACGGACAAGCGTATAGGCAGTAACCACAACCGATACAGGTATCTTTGTTGTGCAGCACAATGCCATCTTCCGTCTTGTAGAAGCAGTTTGCAGGACAAACCGCCATACAAGGGGCGTCTGAGCAGTGCATACAAGCCACAGAGATAGAGGCTTCGCCTGGCTGACCGTCATTGATGGTCACCACGCGGCGACGTTGAATACCCCACTCCAGCGCAGAGTCATTTTCGTTTTTACATGCCGTGACACAGCCGTTACATTCGATGCAGCGCTTGGTATCACATAAAAATTTCATTGTAGCCATATTGGCAAATCTCCCTGCACTTAAGCTTTAGTGATCTGACAAAGCGACGCTTTGGTCTCTTGCATCTGCGTGACAGGGTCATAACCATAGGTCAATGCCGTGTTTGCAGACTCACCAATCACATAAGGCACAGTACCTTCTGGATAGTTATTCTCTAAGCTCTCACCGTGCATAACACCGGCGAAGTGGTATGGCATAAAGGTCACACCTGGTTTAACGCGTGGCGTTACCATGGCTTGTACTTTTATGCGGCCACCTTCGGCGCCCTCTAACCACACAAACTCGCCGTTGCGGATACCGCGGTCAGCTGCGTCACCTGGGTTGATCTCAACAAACATCTCTTGTTGTAGTTCAGCCAGCCATGGGTTAGAACGCGACTCTTCACCACCACCCTCGTACTCAACCAAACGACCAGAAGTCAGTACCAGTGGGTACTTAGCTGCTGAGTCTTTCTCTTGGATTGACTTGTACAGCGTTGGTAGACGGTGAACTTGCATGTCATCATATGTTGGGTACTTAGACACTAAGTCACGACGTGGTGTGTACAGCGGCTCACGGTGTACAGGCACTTGATCAGGGAAGGTCCAAACAATACAACGCGCTTTGGCGTTACCAAATGGAATACAACCGTGCTTCATTGCCACGCGCACGATACCACCTGATAAGTCGGTCTTCCAGTTGCGTCCTTCCGCTTCAGCTTTCTCTTCAGCAGTCAGGTCATCCCACCAGCCAAGTTGCTTAAGCAGCTTGTCGCTAAACTCTGGGTAACCGTCTTGGATCTCGGCACCTTTAGAGAAAGAACCTTCAGCCAGCAGGTTTTTACCATTGTATTCAACGCCATAACGAGCACGGAAGTTACCGCCGCCGTCTTTAACGTGTTTGGATTGGTTATACAGAATTTGGGTGCCAGGGTGTTTAGCTTCTGGTGTACCCCAACATGGCCATGGTAGACCATAGGTTTCACCCTTAGCTGGGCCACCGGCGGCTTCTAGTGTCTTGTTGTTGAAAGTGCCCCAGTTTTGGGTGTGCAGCTTGATACGCTCTGGGCTCTGGCCAGACATACCGATAGTCCACATACCGCGGTTAATCTCGCGGGTAATGTCTTCGATAACCGGTAAGCCGTTTTCTTTGGCGATGCGTTTAGTGTATTGCTCGGCGATACCGAGTTTTTGCGCTAAACGGTACATGATTTCGATGTCGGTTTTTGACTCGAATAAAGGTTGGATAACCTGCTCACGCCATTGGATAGAACGGCCAGAGTTAGACACTGAACCTTGAGTCTCGAACTGAGTCGCAGCTGGTAGCAGATAAACACCATTCTTACGACGGTGCATAACACCCGCCATGGTTGGGAATGGATCCACAACCACGACTGTGTCCATCTTATCTAAGGCATCACGCACTTCGCGCTGGCGGGTTTCTGTGTTGACAGACTGTCCCCAGAAGAACGCCATACGGATATTGTCTTTTTGTGCCAGCTTGCTCTTGTCTTCTAACACGCCATCGTGCCAGCGAGAACAAGGAATACCTGGGGTGGTCATTGGATCTTTGCCTAAATAGGCGTTTTGATCGAAGCGGCTCTTCACCCACTCCATATCCAGATCCCACACATGGGTCCAGTGAGTCCAAGCGGCTGAGGTTAAACCGTAGTAACCAGGAAGGTTATCGAACAGTAGACCTAAGTCAGTTGCACCCTGTACGTTATCGTGACCACGGAAGATGTTAGTACCACCACCAGATACACCCATGTTACCCAGGGCTAACTGAAGGATACAGTAGGCACGAGTGTTAGCGTTACCTACGTGGTGCTGGGTACCACCCATACACCAAATCACAGTACCTGGACGGTTTTCAGCCATCAGCTTAGCGGCTTGGTAAACTTCTTCTTCACTCACGCCAGTGATGTCCGCAACCTCTTTAGGTGGGAACTTCTTCACTTCTTCGCGAATTGATTCCATCTCGAACACGCGCTGCTCGATAAAGGCCTTATCTTCCCAACCATTTTCGAAGATATGCCACAACATACCGTAGATAAAGGGAATATCGGTACCTGGACGAATCGCACAGTGCAGATCAGAGTGTGCCGCAGTACGAGAGTAACGTGGGTCAACAACGATGATCTTAGCGTTGTTCTTCTCTTTGGCGATCAGAATATGCTGCATGGCAACAGGGTGTGCCTCGGCAGGGTTTGAACCGATAAAGAAGATCGCGTTCGCATTCTGAATGTCGTTAAAAGAGTTAGTTTGCGCACCGTAACCCCAAGTGTTAGCAACACCGGCTACAGTGGTAGAGTGACAGATACGTGCCGAGTGGTCGACGTTGTTAGTACCCCACATGGCCGCAAATTTACGGTACATGTAGCAGCCTTCGTTAGAAAACTTAGCACTACCCATGAAGTACACAGAGTCAGGGCCGGATTCTTTACGAATGTTGAGCATTTGGTCGCCCACTTCGTTAATCGCATCTTCCCAAGAGATTTTTTTCCACTTACCGTCAACCAGCTTCATTGGGTACTTGAGGCGCTTCTCACCGTGACCGTGTTCACGCAGTGCAGCGCCCTTGGCACAGTGACCACCGGCGTTGAATGGGTGATCGAATGCAGGCTCTTGACCAGTCCAAACACCATTTTGTACTTCAGCATACAGACCACAACCCACAGCACAAGCACTACAAATCGTACGTTTAACTTCGATCGGCGCGTCGTGTGGCACATCTTTGGCTTCTGCGCGGCGCATCATGCCAGTACCCATCAGAGAAGCGGCTGCGATACCACCAGTAGTAATACCTGCTTGCTTCATAAATTGACGACGGCTAATGCCTAACGTCGGTTTGTCGGCCACTTGGGCGACATCGGACTTGCGAGTTAACTTCATCGCTGACTTCTCCTAGATTAGCTACGCAGGCTATCGTAATAGCTGATAATGTGCGCAGTTTCGTGGTAACCCTTAGGCTCTTTAGTTGTTACCTTGCTGCTCTCGCTGGCTTGGGCTGCGCTCATGCCGGTAGCGGCAATTGCGGCGCCGGCAACGCTGCCAACGGTGAGTGCTTTAAGCAAAGAACGGCGAGATAAATCGCTAGGTTGTTGCTTCATGCTGACTCCTGAATGAGGGGTTATGGTTCTTGGATGGCGCGACTTTTCGAGGGATTAAACTCGTTATCAAAAAGTGAAGATTAGAGGTGGAAAAGATAATGAAATCATCTTGCTTGCCGTTAATCATCGCGCGTGAGGGCAATATAGTAGGAAAAGATTGAGTAGGATTTGATCTAGAACAGTTTGCAGCCGGACAGGCAGGCGCGCTGATGCAAAAGCGTTAACTCGCTCATGGTTTCGGCACTTGTGTGAGCACGCAAAAATGGGTCAATTTTCGGATGAAAATGAAACGCTTGTTAATGAGTTGTTGTTTGGGTTCTAGGTAAAAAACACCCTCGCAGTGCGAGGTGTTTTTATTGGGGTAAAGCTTCAGGCTTTAGTTAGTCTTTATAACGCAGACTGCCGTTAGCTTTGATTTCGTCATACCACAAATTGTGGTGCTGGATTGCCCAGTTCTCATCACAATAGCCTGACTTCATGCACTCCATACCGCCTTCACTGAGTACGGTCGCCATCCAGATATGCACTATGGTAAAGGCAATCAGGATAACGGCACTGATCGAGTGGATCAGCAGCGCGCCCATCGAGGCTTCACGGGGTAGGTCTAAGCCGGGTAATACCAACATGATGCCAGACACACTGATAAACAGCCCGAATAGGGTCAGTGTCCAGAACCACATTTTTTCACCGGCGTTAGCAAAACCACTGTCAGGGTGTTTGCCTT comes from the Shewanella seohaensis genome and includes:
- the fdh3B gene encoding formate dehydrogenase FDH3 subunit beta — encoded protein: MATMKFLCDTKRCIECNGCVTACKNENDSALEWGIQRRRVVTINDGQPGEASISVACMHCSDAPCMAVCPANCFYKTEDGIVLHNKDTCIGCGYCLYACPFGAPQFPKKGAFGSRGKMDKCTFCAGGPEENHSDAERQKYGSNRIAEGKLPMCAELCATKALLAGDAEVVSSIFRERVAYRGAKNAAWN
- a CDS encoding twin-arginine translocation signal domain-containing protein, with protein sequence MKQQPSDLSRRSLLKALTVGSVAGAAIAATGMSAAQASESSKVTTKEPKGYHETAHIISYYDSLRS
- a CDS encoding molybdopterin-dependent oxidoreductase, whose amino-acid sequence is MKLTRKSDVAQVADKPTLGISRRQFMKQAGITTGGIAAASLMGTGMMRRAEAKDVPHDAPIEVKRTICSACAVGCGLYAEVQNGVWTGQEPAFDHPFNAGGHCAKGAALREHGHGEKRLKYPMKLVDGKWKKISWEDAINEVGDQMLNIRKESGPDSVYFMGSAKFSNEGCYMYRKFAAMWGTNNVDHSARICHSTTVAGVANTWGYGAQTNSFNDIQNANAIFFIGSNPAEAHPVAMQHILIAKEKNNAKIIVVDPRYSRTAAHSDLHCAIRPGTDIPFIYGMLWHIFENGWEDKAFIEQRVFEMESIREEVKKFPPKEVADITGVSEEEVYQAAKLMAENRPGTVIWCMGGTQHHVGNANTRAYCILQLALGNMGVSGGGTNIFRGHDNVQGATDLGLLFDNLPGYYGLTSAAWTHWTHVWDLDMEWVKSRFDQNAYLGKDPMTTPGIPCSRWHDGVLEDKSKLAQKDNIRMAFFWGQSVNTETRQREVRDALDKMDTVVVVDPFPTMAGVMHRRKNGVYLLPAATQFETQGSVSNSGRSIQWREQVIQPLFESKTDIEIMYRLAQKLGIAEQYTKRIAKENGLPVIEDITREINRGMWTIGMSGQSPERIKLHTQNWGTFNNKTLEAAGGPAKGETYGLPWPCWGTPEAKHPGTQILYNQSKHVKDGGGNFRARYGVEYNGKNLLAEGSFSKGAEIQDGYPEFSDKLLKQLGWWDDLTAEEKAEAEGRNWKTDLSGGIVRVAMKHGCIPFGNAKARCIVWTFPDQVPVHREPLYTPRRDLVSKYPTYDDMQVHRLPTLYKSIQEKDSAAKYPLVLTSGRLVEYEGGGEESRSNPWLAELQQEMFVEINPGDAADRGIRNGEFVWLEGAEGGRIKVQAMVTPRVKPGVTFMPYHFAGVMHGESLENNYPEGTVPYVIGESANTALTYGYDPVTQMQETKASLCQITKA
- a CDS encoding formate dehydrogenase subunit gamma, producing MNKWFKHIGLAIALLFSAVCLANGGDEQALQPQASDAQIWAQLKDGATGYTTSQSEFHAQPINTYDLRVLELRSDWLAPALMAALFGMIIIFVLFIKVNGISKLHHGFSGKLVYRWSKFDVSIHWLGAIPCLMLILTGLTLLAGRFFFQPWLGEGIWEAIVYGAKQIHDVMAIPFMIGWALMTVLWAKNQLPKMYDVKWFLVVGGYINFGPFKGKHPDAGFANAGEKMWFWAFALFGLVISASGMLLLFPNLFEPSRTLSLIALVLHSVSAIVICAFSIVHIFMATVMSEGGMECMVSGYCDENWATQHHNLWYDEIKANGTLKYKE
- a CDS encoding TonB-dependent receptor, coding for MECRAFKKSAIAVIVSSLVMSSAYAAVDAESAEPIEKITVYGEKIERSLKDTTSSISVIDKEALDSGQYQSTSSALSEVPNVVVLTGSVPDIRGVSGNGSASGFNSFTGGARARVSTLVDGVAEPFVADLTGDTGLWDIQQIEVYRGPQSTINGRNSIGGTVFIKTEDPTFDWQGAARVGYRNQDNFIDSAVMLSGPILDDELAFRVSGQNVTGNTFNKGLEYETNPAPFDLNELITNRWRGKFLWQPSAIEDLKVLYSFSYNDEKGDSGRNYFTGDDPWAFKPIFQRYIETKSTTHSVKVDYDLGEGRAFDLIVAYMDYDWGFESYEALATAQQYVDMNDQSYTVDGKYSFGLKDKDFNGFVGLAYFKRDQDFGSTGSSVYSGDDSTESTSIYGEMTYGLAESLWVTFGGRVMREEQLRNFNMLYQGSQLQEKLDNANTVTLPKLVLQYALNDSTTLAASVRRGYNSGGGALSLAESEYYYYDEEYVNTYEISSRSAFMDGDVNFNANLFYNDFDGYQASNSARKITNIDKAVSYGIEAEFSAMLTENLQFISGVGLLDSEIKQADPSYGDIIGNQLNSAPHVTANAGLKYWLGDAFSFGFSGNYVGEYYADINNTESRVAGDYVVARLSLDYQTDSWRISGFVNNLFDEQALTVNEPASRSYPDGYAAIIDPRNLGVSVMYRF